AAGATGGAGAGCTAGTCAATTAGCTGGATTAACAGCAATTCCCGCTATCGTCAAAGAATTGAGTGATGATGATTTGCTCTATCAAGCAATCATTGAAAATTTACAGCGTTCAGATTTAAATCCTATCGAAGAAGCAACATCCTATCAAAAACTACTCAGCAAGGGATTGAAGCATGATGAAATTGCTCAAATCATGGGAAAATCAAGACCTTATATCAGTAACTTACTACGTTTATTAAATCTTTCTAAAGAAACACAGCAAGCAATAAAAGAAGGAAAAATTTCGCAAGGCCACGCGCGTCAGTTAGTTGCATTTTCAGAAGTAAAGCAAGCTACTTGGGTTCAGGAAATCATCGAAAAAGATCTAAGTGTGCGGGCTCTTGAAAAAATTCTATCCAAGAAGAAAAAAATAAAGACACAACCAAAAAATCAATTTCTAAAAGAACAAGAAAACATTCTCAATCAACTTCTAGGAACCTCCACAAAAATTCTTCAGAAAAAAAATGGCAATGGAGAAATTCGAATCAGCTTTAATAGCCTTGAAGAATTTGAGCGAATTATCAACAATTTAAAATAAGCCTGTTTATAGAATATTTTCATAAACACTTTTTTCCACAATTAAAAAGACAAAGAAAGCTAGAATCTACA
The nucleotide sequence above comes from Streptococcus sp. 29887. Encoded proteins:
- a CDS encoding ParB/RepB/Spo0J family partition protein — its product is MEELRTINISDIQPNPYQPRIHFDQNKLEELAQSIKENGLIQPIIVRKSSIIGYELLAGERRWRASQLAGLTAIPAIVKELSDDDLLYQAIIENLQRSDLNPIEEATSYQKLLSKGLKHDEIAQIMGKSRPYISNLLRLLNLSKETQQAIKEGKISQGHARQLVAFSEVKQATWVQEIIEKDLSVRALEKILSKKKKIKTQPKNQFLKEQENILNQLLGTSTKILQKKNGNGEIRISFNSLEEFERIINNLK